The window GAGCGCGTGGCGAACCGCTACGACCAGCTGGCGCGGCTTCGCTTCCGTTACCTGGATTGCGGCCGGCGCGACGAATATAATCTCGATATCGGGGCCCGTGTCGTGGCCGAGCAGATCCGGGCGCTAGGGCTAGAGGTGCGGCACGAGGAATTCGACGACGACCACCGCAACGTCGGATACCGCTACCAAATTTCGCTTCCGGCGCTTGCCGCCGTACTGGATCAGGAATGAAAAGGCTTCTTCTTAGCTTTGTTGCGTTGCTCGCCATGAGTGTTGCGTTGCTCGCCATGAGTGGCGGGCGCGTACTCGCGCAGACGGCGGCTGCCGCCTCACCGACGCCCGACCCGCGCGTCTATACCGACGCGGCGATGAACTTCACGGCGCCTGCCAACGCGATCCTCGCGGGTCGCGTCATCAGCTTCAGTCTCGATTCGCTCAATAGCGATCTGCAGCCGGTCGCGACGTGGGTGATCCGGCCCGGCCAAGAAGACGCCCGTACGATCCAGCTTCAGATGGAGTCCTATACCGGGTCGCCCAGCCAATGGGAAGCGCAGTTCGAGAGCCAGACGCACAGCTCCGATTCGAGCTCGCTGATTCGCAACAAGACGCCGATGACGCTGCTCAACGGCATGCCGGCCACGTTCGTGGAGGTTGCCTACGGGAGCGGTTTCGACGCGCGCAAAGAGTATGCGGTCGTCTGGGCCGACGGTCAGCGAGGGATCGTGCTAGAGGAAACGACGCGAATCGGCGATACGTCGTCGGACCAGGCGAAGGAAGTTCTCAAGCAAGTAACGGCCGTTGCATATCCGACCTATCAGCCGTAGCGTCGAGATTCTGCCGCAGGTCGTCGATTAGATCGTCGAGGTCCTCGATACCGACCGAGAGGCGCAGCAGCTCGTCGGTGACGCCGCGCGCTTCGCGCACTTCCCTGGGAATGGAGCCGTGCGTCATCCGTGCGGGATGACAGATCAGCGACTCTACGCCGCCGAGGCTCTCGGCGAGGCTGAAGTAGGTTAGCCTTCCGGCGAACTCGAGCGCGCGCTGTGCGCCTCCCTTGAGCGTGAATGAGAGCATGCCGCCGAATCCGCTCATTTGACGCCGCGCGAGCTCGTGCTGCGGGTGTGAGCGCAGACCCGGATAATAGACGCGCTCGACGTCGTCACGCGACTCGAGAAACTCGGCGATCGAGCCGGCATTGCGCGCGTGCTCGCGCATACGCACGGCCAGCGTTTTAGCGCCGCGCATCGTCAGCCAGGCGTCGTGCGGGCCCGGAACGCCGCCGGCCGCGTTCTGCGCGAACTTGATCCGGTCGAAGAGCTCGCTTTCATTCGTGATCGCTACGCCGCCGACGACGTCGCTGTGGCCGCCGACGTATTTGGTGGTCGAGTGGACGACGATCTGCGCGCCGAGCGCGAGCGGCTGTTGGAAGTACGGCGTCGCGAACGTGTTGTCGACGGCGACGGCTTGATCCGGGCGCCGCAGCGCCGCGATTGCTGCGATGTCGACGATGTTGAGCAGCGGATTGCTGGGCGTCTCGATCCAGAACAGCTTGGTGTTGGGGCGGACGGCACCGGCCACTGCGGTCAGGTCGCGCATGTCGACGTAGGTGAACTCCAGGCCGTAGCGCGCAAAGACGCGCTCGAAGAGCCGGTACGTGCCGCCGTACAGATCGTCGCCGACGACGACGTGGTCGCCGCTGGACAAGAGGTTGATGACCGCCGAAGTCGCGGCCATGCCGCTCGAAAACGCGCTTGCGTAGCGGGCGCCCTCGAGTGAAGCGAGTTGGCGTTCCAACGCCAGACGTGTCGGATTGATCGTCCGGCTGTAGTCGAAGCCCTTGTGCTCGCCGACCCGCGCCTGCGTGTACGTCGATGTCTGGTAGATCGGCACGATCGTCGCACCGGTGGCCGGATCGGCCTCCTGGCCGACGTGAATCGCCTTCGTGGAAAACCTCATGGGGTCACTTGCGAACGATCTCGGAGCTGGTCGAAAGGAAGCTGATGATGTCGTGGCGCGTGAGCACGCCGATCGGTTCGCTTTCGTCGGTAACGACGATTGCCGGGTTGGCGAGCGTTAGGAGCTTGTAGGCAAGCTCGATCTCCTCGGACTGCTCCAAAGCGGGAAAGGGCCGGCCCATCACCTCGCTTACCGGCTGGTGAAGGATGTCCGCATGATCGAAGACGCTGCGCATAACCCCGACGTCGTTGACGCTGCCGGCCTGCTCTCTGCCGTGCATCACCGGGAGCTGCGAGATCTCGTACTCTCGCAGCAAATCGAGCGCTTTTTTGACGGTGTCGTTCTGCTGGACGGTGATCAGCGGCGGCAGCGGGGTCTTGCTGCGCAGCACATCGCCGACGGTCGCGCGGCGTTTCGCGTCGGGAAGAAAACCGTTGGCGATCATCCAGTCGTCGTTA of the Candidatus Cybelea sp. genome contains:
- a CDS encoding cystathionine gamma-synthase; the encoded protein is MRFSTKAIHVGQEADPATGATIVPIYQTSTYTQARVGEHKGFDYSRTINPTRLALERQLASLEGARYASAFSSGMAATSAVINLLSSGDHVVVGDDLYGGTYRLFERVFARYGLEFTYVDMRDLTAVAGAVRPNTKLFWIETPSNPLLNIVDIAAIAALRRPDQAVAVDNTFATPYFQQPLALGAQIVVHSTTKYVGGHSDVVGGVAITNESELFDRIKFAQNAAGGVPGPHDAWLTMRGAKTLAVRMREHARNAGSIAEFLESRDDVERVYYPGLRSHPQHELARRQMSGFGGMLSFTLKGGAQRALEFAGRLTYFSLAESLGGVESLICHPARMTHGSIPREVREARGVTDELLRLSVGIEDLDDLIDDLRQNLDATADRSDMQRPLLA